A portion of the Carya illinoinensis cultivar Pawnee chromosome 11, C.illinoinensisPawnee_v1, whole genome shotgun sequence genome contains these proteins:
- the LOC122282789 gene encoding electron transfer flavoprotein subunit alpha, mitochondrial isoform X2, with the protein MATRAMLRAFSKPTFPCRTSQYLSLASVSRSASTLVLAEHEAGSIRAPSVSAVVAANVLSKDNSISVLLGGSGPSLQEAATHAASCHPSVSQVLVADSDKFTHPLAEPWAKLVHLVQQRGDYSHIIAPSGSFGKNILPRAAALLDVSPITDVIEIAESDLFVRPIYAGNALCTVRYTGANPCMLTIRSTSFPVPPTLADSKSKEAPISQVDLSTFGEGNSRYINQTSQDTERPDLGNARIVITGGRGLKSAENFKMIEKLAEKLGAAVGATRAAVDAGFVPNDLQVGQTGKIVAPELYMAFGVSGAIQHLAGMRDSKVIVAVNKDADAPIFQVADYGLVGDLFEVIPELLEKVPERK; encoded by the exons ATGGCAACTCGTGCGATGCTCAGAGCTTTCTCGAAACCCACCTTTCCGTGCCGCACATCCCAATATCTTTCCCTTGCATCCGTTTCTCGATCC GCTAGTACGCTGGTCCTTGCTGAGCATGAAGCTGGTTCTATCAGGGCACCATCTGTGAGTGCAGTAGTGGCTGCAAATGTTTTAAGCAAGGACAACTCCATTTCGGTGCTATTGGGCGGCTCAGGTCCTTCCCTTCAAGAAGCTGCCACACATGCTGCCTCATGCCATCCTTCAGTTTCTCAG GTGCTTGTAGCTGATTCAGATAAATTTACACATCCATTAGCAGAACCTTGGGCTAAACTAGTCCATTTAGTGCAGCAGAGAGGTGACTACTCGCACATAATTGCACCTTCAGGTTCATTTGGGAAAAACATTCTACCACGTGCAGCTGCTCTTTTAGATGTTTCCCCCATTACAGATGTTATTGAAATAGCTGAGTCTGATCTATTTGTCAG GCCAATATATGCTGGTAATGCACTCTGTACTGTTCGCTACACTGGTGCCAATCCTTGCATGTTGACCATTAGATCCACATCTTTCCCGGTGCCACCAACCTTGGCTGATTCAAAATCTAAGGAGGCTCCTATCTCCCAGGTTGATCTCTCAACCTTTGGTGAAG GTAATTCGAGATATATAAATCAGACATCTCAGGATACAGAACGCCCTGATCTTGGGAATGCACGAATTGTAATCACTGGGGGGCGTGGGTTGAAAAGTGCCGAGAACTTTAAGATGATAGAGAAGCTTGCAGAGAAACTTGGTGCAGCTG TTGGTGCCACCCGTGCTGCTGTTGATGCGGGATTTGTTCCTAATGACCTCCAG GTTGGCCAAACTGGAAAGATTGTTGCCCCCGAGTTATATATGGCTTTTGGTGTATCAGGAGCCATTCAGCACTTGGCAGGCATGAGAGATTCCAAGGTCATTGTTGCGGTGAACAAAGATGCAGATGCACCCATATTTCAG GTTGCTGATTATGGACTCGTAGGTGATCTTTTTGAGGTGATACCGGAGTTGCTCGAGAAGGTTCCGGAGAGAAAATAA
- the LOC122281462 gene encoding protein disulfide-isomerase 5-4-like produces MISAKKIKSVDFYRKIPRDLTEASLSGAGLSIVAALSMVFLFGMELNNYLTVSTSTAVIVDKSSDGDFLRTDFNISFPALSCEFASVDVSDILGTNRLNITKTIRKFSIDPHLRPTGAEFHSGTISHHIKHGDEVDEEPVEGSVPLTAQSFDTYTHVYPILVVNFYAPWCYWSNRLKPAWEKAAKAIRERYDPELDGRILLAKVDCTEQPDLCRRNHIQGYPSIRIFRKGSDVRDNHGHHDHESYYGDRDADSLIKTMEALAAPIPLESQKLALEGKSENTTENIKRPAPSAGGCRIEGHVRVKRVPGNLIISAHSGAHSFDTTQMNMSHVVNHLSFGRKIAPRVMSDVKRLIPYLGGSHDRLNGRSFINHRDLGANVTIEHYLQVVKTEVMIRGSHKLIEEYEYTAHSSLAQSVYIPVAKFHFELSPMQVLITENPKSFSHFITNVCAIIGGVFTVAGILDSILYNTIKLMKKVELGKNF; encoded by the exons ATGATTTCCGCCAAGAAGATCAAGTCCGTCGACTTTTACAG GAAAATTCCAAGAGATTTGACAGAAGCATCTTTATCAGGTGCGGGATTATCCATAGTAGCCGCTTTGTCCATGGTGTTTTTATTTGGAATG GAATTGAATAATTACTTGACTGTCAGTACATCTACAGCTGTGATTGTTGACAAAAGTTCTGACGGAGACTTCTTACGCACTGATTTTAATATCAG TTTTCCTGCCCTTTCATGTGAATTTGCATCAGTAGACGTGAGTGATATCTTGGGAACA AACAGGTTGAATATAACAAAAACAATTCGCAAGTTCTCTATAGATCCCCATTTAAGACCCACTGGTGCTGAGTTTCACTCGGGAACAATTTCACATCACATTAAGCATGGGGATGAAGTTGATGAAGAACCTGTTGAAGGCTCTGTTCCACTAACAGCTCAGAGTTTTGATACATATACTCATGT GTATCCAATTTTGGTTGTCAATTTCTACGCTCCTTGGTGCTACTGGAGCAATCGCCTG AAACCGGCATGGGAAAAGGCAGCTAAAGCTATAAGGGAAAG ATATGATCCGGAGTTGGATGGACGGATTCTTTTGGCAAAGGTAGATTGCACTGAACAACCTGACTTGTGTAGGAG GAACCACATACAGGGGTATCCATCTATTCGTATTTTTCGGAAAGGAAGTGATGTTAG gGATAACCATGGACACCATGACCATGAATCTTATTATGGAGATCGAGATGCAGATAGCTTGATTAAA ACAATGGAAGCTTTGGCTGCACCTATTCCATTGGAGTCTCAGAAGCTAGCTTTGGAGGGTAAGTCTGAAAATACAACAGAGAATATCAAAAGGCCAGCACCATCAGCAGGAGGATGCAGAATTGAAGGGCACGTGCGTGTGAAAAGG GTTCCTGGAAACCTTATCATCTCAGCTCATTCTGGAGCCCATTCCTTTGATACTACTCAAATGAATATGTCACATGTCGTAAACCATCTTTCGTTTGGTCGGAAGATAGCGCCTAGGGTGATGAGTGATGTGAAGCGCCTTATACCTTATCTTGGTGGAAGTCATGACAGGTTGAACGGGCGATCATTTATTAATCATCGCGATTTAGGTGCAAATGTTACT ATAGAGCATTATCTTCAAGTAGTCAAAACGGAGGTGATGATAAGGGGATCCCATAAATTAATTGAGGAGTACGAGTACACAGCCCACAGCAGCTTGGCGCAGAGCGTATACATACCCGTTGCAAAATTCCATTTTGAGCTTTCTCCAATGCAG GTTTTAATAACTGAGAATCCAAAGTCCTTTTCACATTTTATCACCAATGTGTGTGCAATCATCGGTGGTGTTTTCACG GTTGCCGGAATCTTGGATTCAATTCTGTACAACACCATTAAACTAATGAAGAAGGTAGAgttaggaaaaaatttttga
- the LOC122281463 gene encoding early nodulin-like protein 3 — MATKIIFLSNRQKKTLHSVWLVCVMLLMHEGGATEFKIGGSKGWTVPSEEVHYNQWAENQRFQIGDSLVFVYPPDQDSVLRVTQENYNNCNTEAPIEKFSDGHTVYNLSQSGSFYFISGNKNNCIKNEKLVVVVLADRSNATGIESPPPPNSTEITPAPAPASGESPPPPPESEPSPPPPSPSGASSVSIIGSISSLGVFIAASLVLLF, encoded by the exons aTGGCTACTAAGATCATTTTTCTGTCAAATCGCCAAAAGAAAACATTGCATTCAGTGTGGCTCGTTTGTGTCATGCTGTTGATGCATGAGGGAGGTGCTACTGAGTTTAAAATTGGAGGCTCTAAGGGCTGGACTGTTCCATCGGAGGAAGTCCACTACAATCAATGGGCAGAAAATCAAAGGTTTCAAATCGGAGACTCCCTGG TGTTCGTCTATCCACCCGACCAAGACTCAGTGCTTCGTGTAACCCAGGAAAACTACAACAATTGCAATACTGAAGCTCCCATCGAGAAATTCTCCGATGGCCATACTGTCTACAACCTAAGTCAATCTGGATCTTTCTACTTCATAAGTGGCAACAAAAACAACTGTATCAAAAATGAAAAGTTGGTAGTGGTTGTGTTGGCAGATAGAAGCAACGCAACAGGCATAGAATCTCCTCCACCTCCAAACTCAACAGAGATAACTCCAGCTCCCGCACCTGCCAGTGGAGAGTCTCCACCGCCACCGCCTGAAAGTGAACCATCTCCTCCTCCCCCTTCTCCCAGTGGAGCTTCTTCGGTCTCGATAATCGGCTCTATTAGTTCCCTTGGAGTGTTCATTGCTGCATCTCTTGTTCTACTATTTTAA
- the LOC122282789 gene encoding electron transfer flavoprotein subunit alpha, mitochondrial isoform X1 produces MATRAMLRAFSKPTFPCRTSQYLSLASVSRSASTLVLAEHEAGSIRAPSVSAVVAANVLSKDNSISVLLGGSGPSLQEAATHAASCHPSVSQVLVADSDKFTHPLAEPWAKLVHLVQQRGDYSHIIAPSGSFGKNILPRAAALLDVSPITDVIEIAESDLFVRPIYAGNALCTVRYTGANPCMLTIRSTSFPVPPTLADSKSKEAPISQVDLSTFGEDSIGNSRYINQTSQDTERPDLGNARIVITGGRGLKSAENFKMIEKLAEKLGAAVGATRAAVDAGFVPNDLQVGQTGKIVAPELYMAFGVSGAIQHLAGMRDSKVIVAVNKDADAPIFQVADYGLVGDLFEVIPELLEKVPERK; encoded by the exons ATGGCAACTCGTGCGATGCTCAGAGCTTTCTCGAAACCCACCTTTCCGTGCCGCACATCCCAATATCTTTCCCTTGCATCCGTTTCTCGATCC GCTAGTACGCTGGTCCTTGCTGAGCATGAAGCTGGTTCTATCAGGGCACCATCTGTGAGTGCAGTAGTGGCTGCAAATGTTTTAAGCAAGGACAACTCCATTTCGGTGCTATTGGGCGGCTCAGGTCCTTCCCTTCAAGAAGCTGCCACACATGCTGCCTCATGCCATCCTTCAGTTTCTCAG GTGCTTGTAGCTGATTCAGATAAATTTACACATCCATTAGCAGAACCTTGGGCTAAACTAGTCCATTTAGTGCAGCAGAGAGGTGACTACTCGCACATAATTGCACCTTCAGGTTCATTTGGGAAAAACATTCTACCACGTGCAGCTGCTCTTTTAGATGTTTCCCCCATTACAGATGTTATTGAAATAGCTGAGTCTGATCTATTTGTCAG GCCAATATATGCTGGTAATGCACTCTGTACTGTTCGCTACACTGGTGCCAATCCTTGCATGTTGACCATTAGATCCACATCTTTCCCGGTGCCACCAACCTTGGCTGATTCAAAATCTAAGGAGGCTCCTATCTCCCAGGTTGATCTCTCAACCTTTGGTGAAG ATTCTATAGGTAATTCGAGATATATAAATCAGACATCTCAGGATACAGAACGCCCTGATCTTGGGAATGCACGAATTGTAATCACTGGGGGGCGTGGGTTGAAAAGTGCCGAGAACTTTAAGATGATAGAGAAGCTTGCAGAGAAACTTGGTGCAGCTG TTGGTGCCACCCGTGCTGCTGTTGATGCGGGATTTGTTCCTAATGACCTCCAG GTTGGCCAAACTGGAAAGATTGTTGCCCCCGAGTTATATATGGCTTTTGGTGTATCAGGAGCCATTCAGCACTTGGCAGGCATGAGAGATTCCAAGGTCATTGTTGCGGTGAACAAAGATGCAGATGCACCCATATTTCAG GTTGCTGATTATGGACTCGTAGGTGATCTTTTTGAGGTGATACCGGAGTTGCTCGAGAAGGTTCCGGAGAGAAAATAA